TAATCACATACTCCGTTCGTAGGTTTCCTAACTCATATCTCTCTcccttttttctctctctttttagggTTGACAAAAATTAGGGGTTTCTAGGGCGGAAATAGCCAATTTCCTTCgaaaatttggttatttccgccccttctctttcaattctgttgtgttttgcgttagatctcaataaaactacatagtttCAGTGTGTTAAGTACCCTATGGTGGATTTGATTGTTTCggtgtagtaagtacccctatggtgggtttgtttttagttaagttttgtgtgtttagtttagttcagcttgtttctttggtaaagatttatgcgGGATTGAAGAGGATAtcaatctttcgactacaatcagacgaatcagacggaaatcatatttgtcacggctacaacagatctatagacccCCTCGTCAATGAAGGCTGTAAATCACAACGATATAAAAGAGGATATTcagaatgtttgatatactataCGATCGTAGTTATGTTGaaaggaagtttttatttgattcgattgttatgtatttgttagatttaaatctttatgtagatgtcgtatgactttttatcaatgaattaatttgtttatcaaaaaaaaaaatgtaatcgAGTCGAGAATTTTTTTGAAAGTCAAAATATTCATTAACaaatttttttggtgcgaatgatcGAGCCACGAGGGCAatgtaaattacaaatgggggcagggggattcgaacctgagacctattgtacacagaccctcaatcttaaccactaggccaagacatcattggtattAACAAATTAGTTACACGACATGAATAATATAAATCAAaactagtataaataaaataatttggagtaaataaaattctaatagcttagcatgggatgtaacaatacatactcaagtccattgagtctgactatttcaactagttagcttcccattcaagaaaattcgttaggttcagcttgaccataagctcagaacccatgatgatgttttgattgttgtttgccataattaaaactacaattgaaaaagaataaacaaataaataatcattcacagtttttcttaataaacttaaattctagcatacatgcataatttaatgttcattaagcattttattcatgttatgtgttccggcaggtgtgaataaaatgattccaagatcctaaaaaccattgaagaattaagcacattatgtatttagactcaattctaaaatcttttaggtaagcaaaagccttttgctaatagtctagaaactactcttggttgataggtacgtctaagaacttattaggtaaacctatcgattttgccacgacataaaaggactccttacttatatcgttgagtttcaccaaaactaacatgtactcacaattatttgtgtaccttacccctttaggataaataagtaacacctcgctgagcgtaaaactattactagattgatgtaaaggttatccaagtaagtgttattttggcatgacaccttttaactcaatttttaagtttggaacttaaggctcttactatgttggttagattttaagtgaactaaaatcattaatcatgcaacataatcaagctacaatctcatgcatatttaagacatatttaaaagcaataaataacttaaagcatgcataagataaatgtgatctagtatggcccgacttcatcttgaagcttcaacttcaaagtccgtctttgaaaatggattggaaactccgtcttgaatttcaccgtgggaggcgccattttcttcaaacaggatcagctataattaaactaattacaactatttgatggtacgcagaccatatttgaattgaaaaacaagtttggtgctttagaccaattacattcaaattaatggtacgcagatcatattttctatcctatttgggccatactagtcacttcataacctgcaaaatagtacatatacaacatataccatttacccattcattattatgaatggcccacatagctggttagtaaaaacacgttgtatgcatcacataaatatttgcagcaattaattaaaggcaccaataatctatcaattattcagtccttattaattctaatcaagttgtttaaccttaaaggatttgtagacctaatcaagagtttatgactaaaattgctcccacttaaaccaataactttatatgctttactaattttaaacataaaaatgtatttctagtctaactgaaaacatacaaatttaattaaaatttaaagctcatataaaattataatcgaatccattaatttaatttatttttcagttgaataaatttaaattaattcaaggtttaattttagtaaaataattagtataaataaaatttataataattataatattcaaagttaaaatccgagaaaacaatttaaattattaattttaaaattaattaaaattatttccgaactgaaaattaaaagtaaaacgaaacgcatcaatagtttgcaagacgaggcacttgggcttgcgcccaagctccatcgagctacgaggcccatgccCCGCGCCATTGACCATTGCACATTGCCCGCACAGCGACACCGCACACACGCCCCAtggccacgcacacacgcagcctcgagggccacgctgcgcgcagcttgGTGTTGTGTCGTGGCTCCCTACCTTGCGGCAGGCttggtgcgtcgtggcgcagcgctGCTGCCCACATGCATCTCGCTTGTTGCTGTGTGTGCccttgccctcgcccatcgccatGCACGCACGCCTCGGCCTagagccttgcgtgccgcatagctcgttgctcgctgcattcgtaccgcacgggcgacgagctgcCTTGCTCGCCGTCGCGTGcccacactatacaacaccctttaagggtaacacgtagcttccattgctttgtgcgtgcaacatttatgggcgttttcataaaaatttaaaatttttaatttaaaattaatgacaaattaataaaacatattaatttcataattttagggctaaaaatcgaaaatttattaatcaattaatttccgattaacatggattctaatctaggtcataaaaatttaaaatttatcacaaattaataatttttatggtggattttaatcatggatacctaattaaattattaattaattatgaaaatcaaatcaattctaaattattcgaatttcaacaaattaatcataattacaaattaggttgtataattaacaagtctaggcattcataattgttaaacatatactgtaggtcaatcaaaaaactcaagatttatcaacaagaatcgcaaatattcaatttaacatcttaaatttacaaacttttgcgttcgaaaaactaaaacctccgaaaagtcatagttaggcttcgaatttagaatgccttttacctgtggaattgacacaaaaatcactcgatttggttgagtaactaGTGGGCGTGGTCTAATTGTATAATATATGTAGTAGGGTTATATAAcaaatttctagatcaattgcgACTTatttatatatcaagtgcggctcttttttatgtttgtgCTGCCCATTTTAATGTCAAGTGCGGACTAATttccaaaattggcagcacaaaatttgtcaagtgcgggctcattttcaaaattggcagcacaaactttgtcaagtgcgggcttatattgcaaaattggcagcactaaatttgtcaagtgcgggctcattttgtaaattggcagcacttgaagtatcaagtgctgccaatatcaagtgcgggcaagccatgtgctgcacatgtaaaagcccgcacttaACCCCTTAAAATGTGCCCGCACTTGAGCTTTTTCTTCTAGTGATTTCTGACTGTAAAGATGCAGTAGACAACATCACCAGTGAACAAGCACCAGTTTCCTTACTTACTAACTTGTATGGTAAATGTAGGGAGCTGCTAAGAAGCCAAGAGAGCCTGTGGGTGAACTTCAGAAGAAGGAAACAACTCATGGAGGTGTATTACATAGCAAAAAAAGTCAGGAGCCAGTTGAGTCTGTTGAATCAGTGCATTGACATAGCCCCACCCCCCTTGCCCTTTTAATGATATCTCGAAAAACAAGGAAACTAATTTTTTGAAAGCATGTTTGTTTCGTAACTTTTGGGCCATATGTGACTGTGTACTTACCTCCAGCAGCGGCGGATCCAGAAATTTTTAACAGGGTGGGCCAAATGAATTAGATATATTGTTTTATCATTAAAATTTTTAACTATTTTTAATTCAATAAAATTGATGAAAGTAGTtgtaaacttaaaaaaaatctattaaTGAGTAAGAGAAAAATATTCAAGTAGTATAGTATGAATATAAAAGATATTTCTATTAAAATTTGTTtacaaaatgaaaaaaagacTAACAAAAACATTTTTATGGTAATTAATTATCCTATATATGAAGAAATAACAAGAGGGCGTCAAGTAGTTTATCGCTAAAGTCAAGAAGCCAATAAGAGAAAATACAAGCTGGAAAGAAAAAATGAGAGAGCTTAGCCAAAATATTGAGGATAAGTGGAATTGTACCCTTGACCTACACACATTCAAGTTAAACCCCATATACCTTTTCACAAACCAACTGAGCTACATTTTTTCATGTGTTTAGTTAAAGAACATTTAATAATAATAGGTAAGTTTATCCATAGGGTGGGCCTTGGCCTAGATAGGCCCTCCCTTGGATCCGCCATGGAAGTGGAGAGAACTAACTTTTAGTCATGTTGTACtatggtttgattttttttttaatctagtCTTGCtaccaaaaaaagaaaagaaataccCATTTCCTAAAAGACCAAACTAACCAACGGCCCAATTCAAACCTTTCCCACCGCTCTAATCCTTATATATACCCCTGTCACAAAATCCTAACCCTAAAACTTAATACTGCCTCCCAACCTCCCAACCTCCCAACCTCTCTCTTACTCGATCTCTCACTCTTACTCAAATAACTTGCTAGATCTATCAAAATTGGGGATAAATTGGGGGATAAAAATGTCTAAAggaatgtctgttttttttggaTCCGATTACGCCGGTGGTTTAAATCCCAGGATCAAATCATCGGCGGTTGATCAATTCGATTTATGTGGTTTCAGCAAAAATTGGGATCAATTTTTGATCCGTTTAGGGTTTAGTCCTCCCAACCCTCTTATTGGGATAAATGTTAAAGGAATTGCTAGATCTATCAAAATTGGGGGATAAAAATGTCTAAAAGAAGTGTTTTTTTTGGATCCGGTTACGCCGGTGGTTTAAATCCCAGGATCAAATCATCGGCGGTTGATCAATTCGATTTGTGGTGTTTCTAGTCTTGCtaccaaaaaaagaaaagacaaaTTCAGATCAACACTTTCTGTTCCCTCTAGAGCACGTCTCTTGGGAGGGTTTCTCTGTTCTAGCAACCTGCTAGGGTTTTGGCTCCTTTTCGAAGGTTTTGTGCTCGAGATTCCGAGAGGCTACGAGTTCTAATCATGGCGTCGCAGGATGAACCTAAGACACCAGATCATGGTGAGACGAGTAACGAGGAAGAGGAGGAGGTAGATTGGGAGGTTGGGggaaaggaggaggaggaggctAGGGCAGCCCTAGGGGTGATGGGGAAAATCTGGACCGACCGGAACATCAATGTCAATGCTCTGATTGCAACAATGAAGAAAATCTGGAACCCTAAACACGGTATGGAAGCAAACTGCATTGAAAAAAAACGTGTTTTTCTTCTAATTTCACCACTGGAGGGACAAGGAATTTGTGATGGAGGCTCAACCATGGCATTTTGACAAGCACATTATGGCGTTAAGTGATATACAGGGGGACACGAAACCCTCTGACTACCCCCTTTTCTCAGTTCCTTTTTGGATTAGGGTTTACGACCTACCTGTAATGGGGAGGCACAACAAAGCAAATGCGAGAAGGATCGGTAACAAGGCGGGGGAGTTTGTGAAGATGGACAGATCTGATGTCATAGGAGTTAACAAATCTATGAGGATTAGGGTAATGGTGGATGTGCGAAAGCCCCTCAAAAAAGACGTGGAGATGAAGCTACGAGGAGGTGTTACGGAGAGAGTCCGTGTCAAGTATAAGAAGCTGCCTGTTTTTTGTTACGTGTGCGGTAAGTTAGGGCATGGAGAGAAGGATTGTGAAGTGATCTCTAGCCCAATCGCAAGGGATTTCTGTTTTAGCGAGACAATGAGAGCCTCGCCATGGCAGGCAAACAAGGGAGATTCGAGTGAGGATCCTAAGGAGGGTATCTCGTGCGCACGAAAGTTGTTTGTGAATTGTGACTAAAAAGAAGCCTCCTACACCGGAACAGATCCAGGAAAGTCAGAAAAGGGTAGAACAGGTGGTGGAGCAACTGGAGGGAGTGTCTTTGTCCATAGCAGCGAGTATAGTAACTGCCACAGAGAAGGTTGCCACACTCGGAGAGCAACCGACCACCATAACAAGTGGGAGCGCAGTTCTTGATGGACCACAGGATGGGTGCAGCAAGGAAAACGACATGAGACCACCAACATTTTCCATGGGCAGTGGTAGTAGCAAGAGCAAGAAATTTCGTCGAATCCAAAGGAGGGGGCCACAACACAATGAAGCTTGTGACACGGGCCAGTTGGATGAGACGGGAAAGGGAGGAGGCAAAAGGAAAGATTATATGGAGATTGATGATATGGATGGATTGAAAAAGGTTAGAGTGGAAGGAATAGAGGAGCCTAGCACGTACTTGATTTCAGTAGCGGCGGTTGCGGAGCAACCCCGCGAACAACAATGATAGGCCTTTCCTGGAACTGTCGAGGATTGGGGAGTCCTCGTGCAGAAAATGCGCTCAAAGGAGTGGTGCGCATCGAGAATCCCCACTTTGTCTTCCTCTTGGAGGCGAAGTTGAAAGGTCATGAATGGGAGGGTATCAAACGGAAACTGAATTTTAGCAATTTTGTTTGTGTAGACTGTCAGGGTGAAGGGAGGAGTAGAAGCGGGGGGCTGGCGATGTTCTGGAACGACTCCATAGAGTTGTCTCTCACGTCAACTTCACTAAATCATATGGATTTCCAGGTCAAGGGAGAGCATGGAGAGCACTGGCGGCTTACTGGGGTTTATGGGTATCCGGAAGAGGAGCGGAAAGCTGACACCTGGAGATTACTTGATGGGATGAACGGAGAGGGCACGACTCCATGGTTGTGCTTTGGGGATTTTAATTGTATACTGTCACAAGAGGAGAAGAAGGGAGGACGGCTAAAACCCCAGAACGAGATAGAGGGCTTTCGTGAGGTCACAGACATGTGCCATCTTCGAAGTATCAGGTACGAGGGGTACAACTTCACATGGAGCAATAATAGAGAAGGTGAAGATAATACGCAGGAACGACTTGACCGTTTCATGGCGTCGGACTCATGGCTCGATCTCTTCCCGTGCACATGGGTTGAGCATCTCCCGAAGAGGAAATCAGACCACCTCCCCATTAGAAATAATATTCGATCACAGGTTCAAGTGGActccagaaaaaagaaaaagggaagGAGCTTTAAGTTCGAGAAAGAGTGGCTCAGGGACAATATGTGTGGCGAGATTGTGGGTGAGGCATGGCAGGCAAGACCGAGTGCCAATGTGATGGGTAAGCTCGAGACTTGTGCATCTAAACTGCGTAGCTGGAGTTCGAAACGGCCCAATGACTTTGTCAAAGAGGTGAAGACTAGAAGGGACCGTATGAAGCAGTTAATGGCCCTCGAGCCAACTCACGAATCACTGGCAGAGATCCGTACCATTGATGCTGAGATCGACGAGTTGGAGAGGAGAGAAGAGGAGTATTGGGCCCAACGGAGTAGACAGAACTGGCTTAAAGATGGTGACAAAAACACAACCTTCTTTCACAAGAAGGCAGATCAGAGGAGGCAAAGAAACTCGATTGTTGGAGTTTTTGATGATGGTGGAACATGGAGGGCGAAAGAAGAGGAAGTGGAATCAATTTTCATCAATTACTTTACTACACTTTTTTCCACCTATGATCACAACAATGATATGCAGCATGTCCTTGAAAAGGTTAAGCCACGAGTTACACAGGAGATGAACACAACCCTTTCAAAACTGTACACGAGTGAGGAGGTGATATATGCGCTCAAACAAATGCACCCGACAAAGGCCCCCGGACCTGATGGGATGCCTGCCCTTTTCTATAAAAAGTTTTGGCACGTAGTAGGGGAGGACGTCATCTCACATGTACTCAATATCCTCAATAATGGCGCCCCGATCGGACAGATCAATCACACCAACATTGTGCTCATCCCAAAGAAGAAAAAATGCGAGTTTACTAAGGATTACCGTCCTATTAGTTTGTGTAACGTTTTATACAAATTAGTCTCAAAAGTAATCTCTAATAGACTCAAGAGTGTCCTGCCGGATATGATTAGCGAATGTCAAAGTGCCTTTGTCCCTGGGAGACTGATCACGGATAATGTTCTTGTTGCATATGAATTATTCCACTATCTTCGCAAGAAAAAGAAAGGGGTAAAGGGGTATATGGCTATGAAACTGGATATGAGCAAGGCGTATGATCGTGTAGAGTGGTGCTTTGTGCGGGGAATGATGTTAAAATTGGGGTTTGAAGCAAGCTTTGTCGACTTAATCATGAATTATATATCATCGGTATCCTACTCGCTGCTTGTTAATGGATGTGCCTCAAAAAAATGGGGCTTGCCAAGCAGGGGACTACGGCAAGGGGATCCCATATCCCCCTTCCTTTTTTTCATTTGTGCTGAGGGCCTCTCGGCCTTGCTAAAGGATGCAGAGGTTCGGAAAGTCCTTCACGGGGTTAGTATTGGGAGGAATGTACCCCCTATCTCTCACTTGTTCTTCGCCGACGATACATTGTTGTTCACAAGGGCGAGTGAGACGGGAGCAGAGGCAATTACTGATATCCTACTATCTTATGAGATGGCATCGGGCCAGAAAATAAATCTTGAAAAATCTGAAGTGTCGTTTAGCCGAAACGTTAATCCTAATTCGCAGAATATGCTTCTCTCGAAGttgaactttaaggtagtaaacgAGCACGATAAATATCTTGGTCTCCCAACGTACATTGGGAggtcaaaaaaaattgtttttcaagttATTCAGGACCGGGTCTGGAAAAAGGTGAAGGGGTGGAAGGAGAGATGTCTATCTCGTGCAGGTAGAGAAGTCCTCTTAAAATCAGTTGCCCAGGAAATACCGTCCTATGCCATGCAATGTTTTAAGATACCGGAAGGAGTTGTCAATGGCATGAATGCAATTTGTCATAAGTTCTGGTGGGGGCAGAAGGGTGAGGAAACCAAGCTAGCTTTGGTTAACTGGAAGAAGCTGTGTACTGCAAAGGAAAATGGTGGAGTGGGTCTAAGAGATTTAAGCGCCTTTAATGACGCACTCTTGGCCAAACAATGCTGGAGGTACGTTAATTGATAACCCTTCTTCTTTTGCTGCAACCATTTTAAAGAAGAAGTATTTTCCTCGCACGTCTTTGTGGGACGCAACCGTACCAGCCAACGCAAGCTTTACATGGCGGTCAGTTCTCTCGGCCCGCGAGTTGTTACAGCAGGGACTGAAATGGGTGGTGGGCGATGGAAGGACCGTGCTTTTCTGGAAGGACAAATGGTTGAATGAGGTACCAGGAGGCCGAATTTTCTCGGTTCCTCCTACAGATGATCATGCGAACAGCACGGTGGCGGATTGGAGACTCCCGGATGGCTCAGGTTGGAGGGAGGAAGAGCTTGCTAACCTTCTGTCACAGGAGGAACTTCGAGCAGTAAAACAAACTCACATTGCGGAGAGTGGACTGGAGGACTTCCTCTCGTGGACTCACACAAAAAATGGTGAGTTTACTGTTCGGAGTGCCTACCACCTGGAGATGGAAAGGAGAAGTGGGGGCACGAGCACCTCCGTGCCGGGACAAAACCGCTCATTCTGGAAAAAATTGTGGCAGGCAAACGTGCCGCCGAAAGTGAAGAACCTAATGTGGAGGGCCGTGAGCAAAGGTCTACCCACTATGAGCACCCTTGCTCGGCGTTGAATGCAAGTGGACCCGATTTGTCCCCAATGCGGAGAGGCGGTGGAGACGACAACTCACATTGTCACACAATGCAAGGAAAGCATGAGATTATGGGGGGTATCACCCCTAAGGCTGGTAGAGCACGAACATGGTTGTACCTTGTTCTTTGATTGGTGTACAAGGCTTGCAGAAAAATGCACATTGGCACGCTCCTGGGAAATGGCAATGATGTTCATATGGCAACTATGGAACCTGAGGAACCTATGGGTGTTTGAGAAAAAGAAGGTGGAGCCGGTACTGGCCTGCAATAGAACCATAAATCTACTGGTGGAGTTTGAACTAGCGGGGGAGCGCGAGGAACCTCCCCCTAAGCCCGAGGCACATGAGATACAAACATGGCAGCCACCACACTCACCCCTCTTCAAGGTAAATGTCGATGCGGCTGTCACAGGTAGTAAATTTGGATTGGGCATGGTGGTACGAGACGAGGTGGGAGATGTATTGATGTCGGCAGGTTCGAGCTGCCAGGCTGAAGGTGACCCCCTCCATGCAGAGGCCAAGGCAATGTTCTTTGGGTTCAAGTATGCATTTGACGTTGGTTTTCGCTCAATTGTGATGGAGTCGGATTGTGCGAACCTCGTGCAACTGGCGATGGGAAAGACAAGGGTGCGAACCCGGACTCAAGTGATCGTGGATGATATTCTAGCTTTAGCGCCTAATTTTGAGTATTGCTTGTTTGTATTTGCTATTAGATCATGTAATAGAGTGGCTCACTCCATAGCCAAAAGCTCCCTCACCCTTGAGGAAGTGGTAGTTTGGATGGAAGACCACCCTTTGGATGTTTTACCTCTTGTCCTAGCTGACAAGCCCTTTGAATAAAATGGCTTCCATTcccctgtcaaaaaaaaaaaaaaaaaaaaaaagaaatacccATTTCCTAAAAGCCCAAACTAACCAACGGCCCAATTCAAACCTTTCCCACCGCTCTAATCCTTATATATACCCCTGTCACAAAATCCTAACCCTAAAACTTAATACTTCCTCCCAACCTCTCTCTTACTCGATCTCTCACTCTTACTCAAATAGCTTGCTAGATCTATCAAATTTGGGGATAATTGGGGGATAAAAATGTCTAAAggaatgtctgtttttttttggaTCCGATTACGCCGGTGGTTTAAATCCCAGGATCAAACCATCGGCGGTTGATCAATTCGATTTATGTGGTTTCAGCAAAAATTGGGATCAATTTTTGATCCGTTTAGGGTTTAGTCCTCCCAACCCTCTTATTGGGATAAATGTTAAAGGAATTGCTAGATCTATCAAAATTGGGGGATAAAAATGTCTAAAAGAAGTGTTTTTTTTGGATCCAGTTACGCCGGTGGTTTAAATCCCAGGATCAAATCATCGGCGGTTGATCAATTCGATTTGTGGTGTTTCAGTCTAAATTGGGATAAATTTTTGATCGAATGTCTAAATTCGATCCATGGGGTTTCGCTTCAATTGGGATAAATTAGGTTTTTTTTGATccgtttagggtttagggtttgggtttagggtttagggttttatttttttgaaccgTGAACCGAGTACGTCAGCTTATTACGGTCACTAAGTAACTTTTACGGTCACGGGCTGACCTCTACTTCTATAAATTCAAATGCAAAAGTGTAAATTTCTTCCCAGACAACACAGTTAGATTCGCGTCCTATTTCTGAAGTTCACTTAATATTTCTAGAATCCCAAATTTACTGAATATTTCTCTAATATTCAGACTGCTGCAATGGCGTACCGGAAACAAGAAAGTAAAAGTAAGATAGTAATGGAGAACGAGAACGAAGATCCTATATGTGACAAATTGATAAGGTCTTTTGATCACCGTTTCCGTAagtttttcttctttctttggTTATATATTCTGTTTTTTCAATTGCCCTTTTCAATTTCCCTAAGAATTTAAACTCTTCCCGATTACAGCAATGGATTCTGGCCAATTGTTAATGTCGCTGCCTCTCAAATTTCCGCAAGTGTTCTTGGTTTGTAATTTACTAGCCATTTTGATGCTTGCTTTTTTAATTGCCTAAGAATTTACAATTCTTCCCGATTACAACAAAGGAGAAAGGTGATTATTATTGAAAAAATGATAATGTCTGTCGATCACAGTTGCTGTAAGAGTTTCTTCATTCTTGGTTTTATTATAGTTTTCTGCATTTTGATTCTTGCTTTTGTAGTTTTTCTGTAAATTCTGTTGTTTTGTCATTTTCGCCCCTTTTATAAATGAGTTAGAAAAAAGATAAACCGTAGATTAGTGATGTATTTTTAGAATTTGTTAATTGGTATGATATGCTAAATGTTGTATGCTTTTGTTATTTGTCCTGGTAACATCTTGTCTAGATTTCTGATGAAGGTTGAATGTGCCCATGGTCACACGACATGCCTTATGTTGCAAAATACTTATATATTGTCTTGTCTTTTCGAAGCAATTTGAGTTAGAAAAAAGATAAACCGTAGATTAGTGatgtatttttaaaatttgttaATTGGTATGGTATGCTAAATGCTGTATGCTTCTATCATTTGTCTTGGTAACATGTCTAGATTTCTGATGAAAGTTGAATGTGCCCATGGTCACACGACCATGCCTTATGTTACAAGATACTTATATATTGCCTTGTAGGTAATGGGAGTTACCCAGACGCAGTATATGCAGCAAAAATAATCATATCTCGCTGTGTTCCATCCATGATactgatagaaatttgaggacgcacgcggaagttttgatggaccacaattatataaaaaaaattgtattgaTAAAATTGTACAAACAATATTTGTGAGAGCTCATGTCTCCCACTTATCTCTTTTGTAGAACCCTTGTTTCTACCCCTCACTCATATTTTGTGGGAGCTCTCTTGATGGGCTCACCCTCAACTCATGCACATACAACATATTTATAGTTGTACATAAT
This sequence is a window from Spinacia oleracea cultivar Varoflay chromosome 1, BTI_SOV_V1, whole genome shotgun sequence. Protein-coding genes within it:
- the LOC110798996 gene encoding uncharacterized protein, coding for MAMMFIWQLWNLRNLWVFEKKKVEPVLACNRTINLLVEFELAGEREEPPPKPEAHEIQTWQPPHSPLFKVNVDAAVTGSKFGLGMVVRDEVGDVLMSAGSSCQAEGDPLHAEAKAMFFGFKYAFDVGFRSIVMESDCANLVQLAMGKTRVRTRTQVIVDDILALAPNFEYCLFVFAIRSCNRVAHSIAKSSLTLEEVVVWMEDHPLDVLPLVLADKPFE